One segment of Nocardia farcinica DNA contains the following:
- a CDS encoding phosphatidylserine decarboxylase: protein MARRPTPPGTPETTGVGHVVDLVRASIPPLHPAGLPFVAVPLAVAVAAGKRKWVRRAGLATAAACAGFFRHPNRVPPNRPGVVVAPADGEIALVDTAAPPAELGLGDQPLPRVSIFLSVLDVHVQRTPVSGVVREVRHQSGQFRSADLPEASAVNERNSMLLETQSGQQIVVVQIAGLLARRIVCDARVGDVLTIGDTYGLIRFGSRVDTYFPVGTELLVQPGQRTIGGETVLATLS from the coding sequence GTGGCACGCCGTCCCACACCGCCCGGCACGCCCGAGACCACCGGAGTCGGCCACGTCGTCGATCTGGTGCGGGCCTCGATCCCCCCGCTGCATCCCGCCGGGCTGCCCTTCGTCGCCGTGCCGCTGGCCGTCGCGGTCGCGGCGGGCAAGCGCAAGTGGGTGCGCCGGGCCGGGCTGGCGACCGCCGCCGCCTGCGCGGGCTTCTTCCGCCACCCCAACCGGGTGCCGCCGAACCGGCCGGGCGTGGTCGTCGCCCCCGCCGACGGTGAGATCGCGCTCGTCGACACCGCCGCCCCGCCCGCCGAGCTGGGGCTGGGTGACCAGCCGCTGCCGCGGGTGAGCATCTTCCTGTCCGTGCTCGACGTGCACGTCCAGCGCACCCCGGTCTCCGGTGTGGTGCGCGAGGTGCGGCATCAGTCCGGCCAGTTCCGCTCGGCGGATCTGCCGGAGGCCAGCGCGGTCAACGAGCGCAACAGCATGCTGCTCGAGACGCAGTCCGGGCAGCAGATCGTGGTGGTGCAGATCGCCGGTCTGCTGGCGCGGCGCATCGTCTGCGACGCCCGGGTGGGCGACGTGCTCACCATCGGCGACACCTACGGCCTGATCCGCTTCGGTTCCCGCGTGGACACCTACTTCCCGGTGGGCACCGAACTGCTGGTGCAGCCCGGCCAGCGCACCATCGGGGGCGAGACCGTCCTCGCGACGTTGTCGTGA
- a CDS encoding CDP-alcohol phosphatidyltransferase family protein: MEAAVPSPRRRRRSIRLLPSIVTILALCSGLSAVKFALDGKLDVALAMVGAAAVFDTLDGRLARMLDATTKMGAELDSLSDAISFGVAPALVLYVALLNESSAGWIIALLFAVSIVLRLARFNTLLDDDNRPDWAREYFVGVPAPAGALIALVPIALLEQFGDGWWVGFYEVAAWTVLASALCVSTIPTLAMKSVSVAPQAAAGLLVLVALAGAALVTYPLVLLLVLVGLYLAHIPFAWHSQRWVAARPETWQHKPAERRAQRRAQRRRPAIRASSARLRLRRPGGRRTTPEDLEL, encoded by the coding sequence ATGGAAGCGGCGGTGCCCTCCCCGAGGCGCAGGCGTCGCAGTATCCGGCTGCTGCCCAGCATCGTGACGATCCTGGCGCTGTGCTCGGGGCTGTCGGCGGTGAAGTTCGCGCTCGACGGCAAGCTCGACGTCGCGCTGGCGATGGTCGGTGCCGCGGCGGTGTTCGACACCCTCGACGGCCGGCTGGCCCGCATGCTCGACGCCACCACCAAGATGGGCGCCGAACTGGATTCGCTGTCCGATGCCATCTCCTTCGGCGTCGCGCCCGCGCTGGTGCTGTACGTGGCGCTGCTCAACGAGAGCAGCGCGGGCTGGATCATCGCGCTGTTGTTCGCGGTGAGCATCGTGCTGCGGCTGGCCCGGTTCAACACCCTGCTCGACGACGACAACCGGCCCGACTGGGCGCGCGAGTACTTCGTCGGCGTCCCGGCGCCCGCGGGTGCGTTGATCGCGCTGGTGCCGATCGCGTTGCTCGAGCAGTTCGGTGACGGCTGGTGGGTCGGTTTCTACGAGGTGGCGGCCTGGACCGTGCTGGCCTCGGCACTGTGCGTGAGCACCATTCCGACGCTGGCCATGAAGTCGGTGTCGGTGGCGCCACAGGCCGCCGCCGGGCTGCTGGTGCTGGTCGCCCTGGCCGGTGCCGCACTGGTGACCTATCCGTTGGTGCTGCTGCTGGTGCTGGTCGGGCTGTACCTGGCGCACATCCCGTTCGCGTGGCACTCCCAGCGATGGGTGGCCGCGCGGCCGGAGACCTGGCAGCACAAGCCCGCCGAGCGGCGGGCCCAGCGCCGGGCGCAGCGGCGGCGTCCGGCCATCCGCGCGTCCAGCGCCCGGCTGCGGCTGCGCAGGCCGGGCGGCAGGCGCACCACCCCGGAGGATCTGGAACTCTGA
- a CDS encoding RNA polymerase sigma-70 factor, which produces MEPDGLREFQAHRPRLFALAYRMLGSATEAEDAVQETYLRWAGADRSQIRTPEAWLTTAVVNLCRTWLVSARARRESYVGPWLPEPVPTAELGPLETVELRESVSLALLTALERLNPLERAVFVLHAAFGYPHREIAEMLDVSDSAAQQAYHRATQRVRLGRNRFEVSAERARALLERFLAAASTGDVAALRNLLTADATATADGGGVINAARRPVEGADRVARYLLGLFRRQVPGMVIGVEDANGAPALVVRVAGAPMLVVGIDYTEDAIAALRLVVNPAKLAAFGRLSPDPV; this is translated from the coding sequence GTGGAACCGGACGGATTGCGCGAGTTCCAGGCGCATCGCCCGCGCCTGTTCGCACTCGCCTACCGGATGCTCGGCTCGGCGACCGAGGCCGAGGACGCCGTGCAGGAGACCTATCTGCGCTGGGCGGGCGCCGATCGGTCCCAGATCCGCACGCCCGAAGCGTGGTTGACCACCGCGGTGGTGAATCTGTGCCGCACTTGGCTGGTCTCCGCTCGGGCCCGCCGGGAGAGCTACGTGGGACCGTGGCTGCCCGAACCGGTGCCGACCGCGGAACTCGGCCCGCTGGAGACCGTCGAACTGCGCGAGTCGGTGTCGCTGGCGCTGCTCACCGCGCTCGAGCGGTTGAACCCGCTCGAGCGCGCGGTGTTCGTGCTGCACGCGGCCTTCGGCTACCCCCACCGCGAGATCGCCGAGATGCTCGACGTGTCCGACAGTGCCGCGCAGCAGGCCTATCACCGGGCGACGCAGCGGGTCCGGCTGGGCCGCAACCGTTTCGAGGTCTCCGCCGAGCGGGCCCGCGCGCTGCTCGAGCGGTTCCTGGCCGCCGCGAGCACCGGTGACGTGGCCGCGCTGCGCAACCTGCTCACCGCCGACGCCACCGCCACCGCCGACGGTGGCGGGGTGATCAACGCGGCCCGCCGTCCGGTCGAGGGCGCCGACCGGGTCGCCCGCTACCTGCTCGGTCTGTTCCGCAGGCAGGTGCCCGGCATGGTGATCGGTGTCGAAGATGCCAACGGCGCGCCCGCGCTGGTGGTCCGGGTGGCGGGCGCGCCGATGCTGGTGGTGGGTATCGACTACACCGAGGACGCCATCGCCGCGCTGCGGCTGGTGGTGAATCCGGCCAAGCTGGCCGCGTTCGGGCGGCTGAGCCCCGATCCGGTGTGA
- a CDS encoding NAD(P)/FAD-dependent oxidoreductase, producing MTGQHRIVVLGAGYAGLSAARRLAKKARGAQVTVVDARAQFIERVRLHQRVAGQPLRQWELARVLGDQGIDFVCARATDLDPAARTVGLDTGRVLSYDSLIYALGSTAPHDVPGVAEFARSADTADAADWQVEGAGPVAIVGTGATGIELSTELAESHPGTRVLLLGTDEPGAWLGAEAVAHIRAVLDRLGVEVRTDVKVVEVTPQGPRLADGTVVPAAATVWATGFAVPDLAARAGIAVDALGRVRTDRFLRSLSHPDIHAAGDCALIEGPGGRELRMACATALPTGKHAADTVAARLRGAQPAELRFRYYLQCLSLGRQDGLIHQLRADDTPGRFMLRGRAAALVKEQVVRSAVVAAGLR from the coding sequence ATGACCGGACAGCATCGGATCGTCGTTCTTGGCGCGGGGTACGCGGGCCTGTCGGCGGCGCGGCGGCTGGCGAAGAAGGCGCGCGGCGCCCAGGTGACGGTGGTGGACGCGCGGGCGCAGTTCATCGAACGGGTGCGGCTGCACCAGCGGGTGGCCGGGCAGCCGCTGCGGCAGTGGGAGCTGGCGCGGGTGCTCGGCGACCAGGGCATCGACTTCGTGTGTGCCCGTGCCACCGACCTCGACCCGGCCGCCCGCACCGTCGGCCTCGACACCGGCCGGGTGCTGAGCTACGACTCGCTGATCTACGCGCTCGGCAGCACCGCCCCGCACGACGTCCCCGGTGTGGCCGAGTTCGCCCGGTCGGCGGACACCGCGGACGCCGCGGACTGGCAGGTCGAGGGCGCGGGCCCGGTGGCCATCGTGGGCACCGGCGCGACCGGCATCGAACTGTCCACCGAACTCGCCGAATCGCACCCGGGCACCCGGGTGCTGTTGCTCGGCACCGACGAACCGGGGGCCTGGCTCGGGGCCGAGGCGGTGGCGCACATCCGCGCGGTGCTGGACCGGCTGGGCGTCGAGGTGCGGACCGACGTCAAGGTGGTGGAGGTGACGCCGCAGGGTCCGCGCCTGGCCGACGGCACCGTCGTCCCGGCGGCCGCGACGGTGTGGGCCACCGGTTTCGCGGTGCCCGACCTGGCGGCCCGCGCCGGCATCGCCGTGGATGCGCTCGGCCGCGTCCGCACGGACCGGTTCCTGCGCTCGCTCTCGCACCCCGACATCCACGCCGCGGGTGACTGCGCGCTGATCGAGGGCCCCGGCGGCCGTGAATTGCGGATGGCCTGCGCGACCGCCCTGCCCACCGGCAAACACGCCGCCGACACGGTCGCCGCGCGCCTGCGCGGCGCGCAGCCGGCCGAATTGCGCTTCCGCTACTACCTGCAGTGCCTGAGCTTGGGCAGGCAGGACGGCCTCATCCACCAGTTGCGCGCCGACGACACTCCGGGCCGTTTCATGCTGCGGGGCCGCGCAGCGGCCTTGGTGAAGGAGCAGGTGGTACGCAGCGCGGTGGTCGCGGCGGGACTGCGCTGA
- a CDS encoding Clp protease N-terminal domain-containing protein, producing the protein MTTPQIRLDDLITAIKRARPDNVLEQLSDAVVAANHLGEVADHLIGHFVDQARRSGASWTDIGASMGVSKQAAQKRFVPKGPAAGGIDPNDGFARFTPRAQQVVMASQEAARLSGHAEISAAHLILGLMSQPDALAMREITARGVTEDALRTAAVAAFPPAPSEKPADSGLIPFASDAKKVLELTYREALRLGHNYIGTEHILLALLEEEHGAGPLSGLGIDKEQTEAHLVEVLSQLVAKESS; encoded by the coding sequence ATGACCACACCGCAGATTCGTCTCGACGACCTCATCACCGCCATCAAACGAGCCAGGCCCGACAACGTGTTGGAACAGCTCTCCGACGCCGTGGTCGCGGCGAACCATCTCGGCGAGGTGGCCGACCATCTGATCGGCCACTTCGTCGACCAGGCCCGTCGCTCCGGGGCGTCCTGGACCGACATCGGCGCCAGCATGGGCGTGTCCAAGCAGGCCGCCCAGAAGCGTTTCGTGCCGAAGGGGCCCGCCGCCGGGGGCATCGACCCCAACGACGGGTTCGCCCGCTTCACTCCGCGTGCCCAGCAGGTCGTCATGGCGTCCCAGGAAGCGGCTCGGCTGTCCGGGCACGCCGAGATCAGCGCCGCGCACCTGATCCTCGGACTGATGAGCCAGCCGGACGCGCTGGCCATGCGGGAGATCACCGCGCGCGGCGTCACCGAAGACGCGCTGCGCACGGCGGCGGTCGCGGCCTTCCCGCCCGCGCCGAGCGAGAAGCCCGCCGACAGCGGCTTGATCCCGTTCGCGAGCGACGCCAAGAAGGTCCTCGAGCTGACCTACCGCGAGGCGCTTCGGCTGGGCCACAACTACATCGGCACCGAACACATCCTGCTCGCGTTGCTCGAGGAGGAGCACGGCGCGGGCCCGCTCAGCGGTCTCGGCATCGACAAGGAGCAGACCGAGGCGCACCTGGTGGAGGTGCTGTCGCAGCTCGTGGCGAAGGAGTCTTCCTGA